One stretch of Hymenobacter chitinivorans DSM 11115 DNA includes these proteins:
- the purE gene encoding 5-(carboxyamino)imidazole ribonucleotide mutase, whose translation MTTASPAATPADDFRDTPLVGIVMGSQSDLKIMSAAAEVLRQFGVPHEITLVSPHRTPYRLIEYGETARKRGMRVIIAGGGGAAHLPGMLASFTTLPVIGVPINSTTSVHGIDSVLSMLQMPAGVPVATVAIDGAANAAVLATQMLALSNARLADVLEKYRTALKDKVMRTIEELRKGGFNDE comes from the coding sequence ATGACAACTGCCTCTCCCGCAGCTACCCCCGCCGATGACTTTCGTGACACCCCGCTGGTGGGCATCGTCATGGGCAGCCAGTCGGACCTGAAAATCATGTCTGCCGCGGCCGAGGTGCTGCGGCAGTTTGGCGTACCCCACGAAATCACGCTCGTGTCGCCCCACCGCACACCCTACCGGCTTATCGAGTACGGTGAAACGGCCCGTAAGCGCGGTATGCGGGTCATTATTGCCGGTGGGGGCGGGGCTGCCCACTTGCCCGGCATGCTGGCTTCGTTTACTACGCTGCCCGTAATTGGGGTGCCCATCAACTCCACCACTTCCGTCCACGGCATCGACTCGGTACTCTCAATGTTGCAGATGCCAGCCGGGGTGCCGGTGGCTACCGTGGCCATCGACGGGGCCGCCAACGCGGCCGTACTGGCTACCCAGATGCTGGCTCTGAGCAACGCCCGCCTGGCAGATGTATTGGAAAAGTACCGTACCGCCCTCAAGGACAAAGTGATGCGCACCATCGAGGAGCTCCGTAAAGGCGGCTTCAATGATGAATAG
- a CDS encoding endonuclease/exonuclease/phosphatase family protein, producing MPDLDAPIWILLAHGLTLLLAVASLVATLLPLLRETAWWIRVFDFPRLQIVTITLLTLGGALLLGWHQLEGYWGLGLVGALGAAVVYQSFRIVPYTPVASKQIGDSTQTDGKRHLSLAVMNVLQYNKQGARALAVLQQTDPDLIMAVETDAWWYEQLKPLEATHPYTCHEPLDNTYGLLFFSRLPLEDCEIKYLLDDDVPSLHGRVQLPDGKTWVRLYGLHPKPPAPAESKTSTKRDAELLLVGKEIDRKDEPTIVFGDMNDVAWSHTSELFRRISGLLDPRVGRGLLPTFHADYMLLRWPLDHVFVSPDFKVDDIQRLPYVGSDHFPIYLKLSYEPQAKVEQEENCEQADIEDFEEAEQKIQEGFEEEDEEEEQEDTGRKPQRELTT from the coding sequence GTGCCTGACCTCGATGCTCCCATTTGGATTTTGCTGGCTCACGGGCTGACGCTGCTGCTGGCAGTAGCCTCGCTGGTGGCCACGCTCTTGCCTTTGCTGCGCGAAACTGCCTGGTGGATTCGCGTCTTCGACTTTCCCCGTCTCCAGATTGTCACCATTACGCTCCTGACTTTGGGCGGGGCGCTGCTGCTGGGCTGGCACCAGCTGGAGGGCTACTGGGGCCTGGGCCTGGTTGGCGCCCTGGGCGCGGCCGTGGTGTACCAGTCGTTTCGGATTGTGCCCTATACGCCAGTGGCCAGCAAGCAGATTGGTGACAGCACCCAGACCGATGGCAAGCGCCACCTGAGCCTAGCCGTGATGAACGTGCTGCAGTACAACAAGCAAGGTGCCCGGGCCCTGGCCGTGCTGCAGCAAACCGACCCCGACCTGATTATGGCCGTCGAAACCGACGCGTGGTGGTATGAGCAGCTCAAGCCCCTAGAAGCCACCCACCCCTACACTTGCCACGAACCCCTGGACAACACCTACGGCCTGCTGTTTTTTTCGCGCCTGCCCCTGGAAGACTGCGAAATCAAGTACCTGCTCGACGATGACGTGCCCTCCCTGCACGGCCGGGTGCAGCTGCCCGACGGCAAAACCTGGGTGCGCCTCTACGGGCTGCATCCCAAGCCCCCGGCCCCGGCCGAATCCAAAACCAGCACTAAGCGCGACGCTGAGCTGCTGCTGGTCGGCAAGGAAATTGACCGTAAGGATGAGCCAACCATCGTTTTTGGCGACATGAACGACGTGGCCTGGTCCCATACTTCCGAGCTGTTTCGCCGCATCAGCGGCCTGCTCGACCCGCGCGTGGGCCGCGGCTTGCTGCCCACCTTCCACGCCGACTACATGCTGCTGCGCTGGCCCCTAGACCACGTCTTCGTCTCGCCCGACTTTAAGGTGGACGATATTCAGCGCCTGCCCTACGTCGGTTCCGACCATTTTCCCATTTACCTGAAGCTCAGCTACGAGCCCCAGGCGAAAGTCGAGCAGGAGGAAAACTGTGAGCAGGCCGATATCGAAGACTTTGAGGAAGCCGAGCAGAAAATTCAGGAAGGCTTTGAGGAAGAAGATGAGGAAGAGGAGCAGGAGGACACTGGCCGGAAACCCCAACGGGAGCTGACCACCTGA
- a CDS encoding FAD-dependent monooxygenase, whose amino-acid sequence MASFIVIGAGIGGLTTAHALLRQGHVVQVYEAAAELREVGAGVVLGANAMRGLAQLGLYAAVRAQGTAISRLSLCDEQGQVLQTADPAFFARQIGYDNLGIHRAALQRVLLASLPAEVVRLNSRFERFSETSRNITAYFTDSTSVTADALIGADGLHSLVRRQLLPQSQPRYAGYTCWRAVVDTSQLRLPVGDSYEIWGSKGRRLGYVPVGQDRAYWFACLNSSMPRNPHFQAFTVADLQRTFADFPAPIPALLALTQPAQLLWNDILDLPPLPHLTYGRVLLLGDAGHATTPNMGQGAGQAVEDAAVLAECLAKNYELPAAFRCFEQRRLPRTTRIVNTSWQLGRLAQLENPLLIGLRNLSMRLLPQAISQRQMAWLYEQ is encoded by the coding sequence ATGGCATCATTTATTGTTATCGGGGCCGGCATCGGCGGCCTGACTACCGCGCACGCTCTGCTGCGCCAGGGCCACGTGGTGCAGGTGTACGAGGCGGCGGCTGAGCTCCGGGAGGTTGGGGCCGGCGTGGTGCTGGGAGCAAATGCTATGCGCGGCTTGGCGCAGCTTGGGCTTTACGCGGCAGTTCGGGCCCAGGGCACGGCCATCAGCCGGCTGTCGTTGTGCGACGAGCAAGGCCAGGTGCTGCAAACGGCCGACCCCGCTTTTTTTGCCCGGCAGATTGGATACGACAATCTGGGCATTCACCGCGCGGCACTGCAGCGGGTTTTGCTGGCCAGCTTACCGGCCGAGGTAGTCCGGCTGAATTCCCGCTTCGAGCGGTTCAGCGAAACCAGCCGCAACATTACCGCCTACTTTACGGACTCGACCAGCGTGACGGCCGATGCGCTGATTGGAGCCGATGGCCTGCACTCTCTGGTGCGGCGGCAGCTGCTGCCCCAGAGCCAGCCCCGCTACGCGGGCTACACCTGTTGGCGGGCGGTGGTCGATACCAGCCAGCTGCGGCTCCCGGTGGGCGACTCCTACGAAATCTGGGGCAGCAAGGGGCGCCGCCTCGGGTACGTGCCCGTGGGCCAGGACCGTGCCTATTGGTTTGCCTGCCTCAATAGCTCTATGCCCCGCAATCCGCATTTCCAGGCCTTTACCGTGGCCGACTTGCAGCGCACCTTTGCCGATTTTCCGGCTCCTATCCCGGCCCTGCTGGCTCTCACCCAGCCGGCCCAGCTGCTCTGGAATGACATTCTGGATTTGCCGCCGCTGCCCCACCTGACCTACGGCAGGGTGCTGCTGCTCGGCGACGCGGGCCACGCTACCACGCCCAACATGGGCCAGGGGGCGGGTCAAGCAGTGGAAGATGCCGCCGTATTGGCCGAGTGCCTGGCGAAGAACTACGAGCTGCCCGCCGCGTTTCGCTGCTTCGAGCAGCGTCGCCTGCCGCGCACGACCCGCATTGTCAACACCTCCTGGCAACTAGGCCGGCTGGCCCAGCTCGAAAACCCGCTGCTGATTGGCCTGCGCAACCTGAGCATGCGCCTGCTGCCCCAGGCCATCAGTCAGCGGCAAATGGCTTGGCTTTACGAGCAGTAA